The Lepeophtheirus salmonis chromosome 1, UVic_Lsal_1.4, whole genome shotgun sequence genome has a segment encoding these proteins:
- the LOC121129258 gene encoding uncharacterized protein, translating to MFFYRPWVRTPSDDVIFNKQINNLGIYNFYRRSWGYGVLLGLTMIGSLILNSSFLMSFWTWPNQRKHAPSIVLLMFTIRDLFVTIFLIPTAIAWLVFGEGKWISGSEWCTISGFLDFFLAAEYPFLILCLCIVLITRKLTKYYDDFFDPALDEEDDHRKVDEYIQSIPTLSVPGVTVVGVGSPNGSRAPSVINQPIHGKYVSSPPSIAYSDTSRGKRRLTPGGGFHHSNKAASISGGSVQRGANYLKPPLHNFRASSPLKEEIASVDLWEEASLGYPGRQCPSIRTREMVDMDDEDELGPPTFHQWHYFLTGTTWIIALSFGISAAFYMKYFQNKRTCMLFANPFSNPNVMMDPGFNYLFSNVILTYLVPMGVFLILLVFMYLQRTKNSKFQRYIKLTLAIFLVFVISRTPMDKLQLEGLIEAYNGTKLLTILPYEIEHEILVIWAMFIPTLLHPIIFLGFISEYREGASIGWKIIGGCYHVKKQPKRANMMNQMDRIEEEEPVKNDNDESMTKESEFL from the exons ATGTTTTTCTATCGGCCTTGGGTTCGTACTCCAAGTGATGATGTAATTTTCAATAAGCAAATAAACAATCTAGGAATTTACAACTTTTATCGTCGTAGCTGGGGCTATGGAGTTTTACTCGGTCTTACGATGATaggaagtttaattttaaactcatCATTCTTGATGAGTTTTTGGACATGGCCCAATCAAAGGAAACATGCGCCCTCAATTGTTTTACTCATGTTTACCATCCGAGACTTGTTCGTGACGATATTTTTAATTCCAACAGCTATAGCTTGGTTAGTTTTCGGGGAAGGAAAATGGATATCCGGGAGTGAGTGGTGCACGATATCTggctttttggattttttcctgGCTGCAGAATAcccttttcttattttatgtctaTGCATTGTTTTAATCACGAGGAAACTAACTAAATACTACGATGATTTTTTTGATCCTGCACTTGATGAAGAGGATGATCATCGAAAAGTGGATGAGTATATTCAAAGCATACCAACATTGTCAGTACCTGGAGTGACTGTGGTTGGAGTTGGTAGTCCAAATGGCTCACGAGCGCCCTCCGTCATTAATCAACCTATTCATGGAAAGTACGTCTCCTCTCCTCCGTCCATTGCATACTCAGACACTTCGAGAGGGAAAAGGAGATTGACTCCAGGAGGAGGTTTTCATCACTCCAACAAAGCAGCTTCTATTTCTGGAGGATCTGTGCAAAGGGGAGCCAACTATTTAAAGCCCCCATTACATAACTTTAGGGCTAGTTCACCACTTAAAGAAGAAATTGCTTCGGTAGATTTGTGGGAAGAGGCCTCTTTGGGATATCCTGGTCGACAGTGCCCATCGATTAGAACCCGAGAAATGGTAGACATGGATGACGAAGATGAACTTGGGCCTCCAACATTTCATCAATGGCATTACTTCCTAACTGGAACTACATGGATCATAGCCCTGAGCTTTGGGATATCTGCTGCTTTTTACATGAAGTATTTCCAAA aTAAGCGTACATGCATGCTATTCGCAAATCCCTTTTCAAACCCTAACGTCATGATGGATCCTGGGTTTAACTACTTGTTTTCAAATGTCATACTCACTTACCTTGTTCCCATGGGAGTATTCCTTATACTTTTGGtctttatgtatttacaaaggACCAAAAACTctaaatttcaaagatatattaaacTCACACTCGCCATATTCCTTGTATTTGTTATATCAAGAACCCCCATGGACAAATTACAATTAGAAGGTCTCATTGAAGCCTATAATGGAACTAAACTATTAACTATCCTTCCTTATGAAATAGAACATGAAATCCTGGTTATTTGGGCCATGTTTATCCCAACTCTTCTTCATCCAATTATTTTCCTTGGATTCATATCGGAATATCGAGAGGGAGCCAGCATTGGATGGAAAATCATTGGGGGTTGCtatcatgtaaaaaaacaaccaaagaGAGCTAATATGATGAATCAAATGGATAGAATAGAGGAAGAAGAACCTGTCAAGAATGATAACGATGAATCTATGACCAAAGAGTCAGAATTTCTCTAA